The DNA segment TATTCTTCCTGGAGGCATAGGTATTAACTGCATTATTGTTTGAGCTGTAACTGATTTACCACAACCGGATTCACCAACTATAGCTAAAGTTTCAGCTACATCAACATGAAAGTCAACTCCTCTTACAGCCTGCACTTCTCCAGCGTAAGTATCAAATGATACCTTTAAATTTTCAACTTTTAATAATTCTCTACCTGTACTCATCTTTTATTCCCCCCTCCTTATTTTCTTAATCTTGGATCTAATGCATCTCTTAAACCATCACCGAACAAGTTAAACGAAAGCATTGTTACACAAATCAATAATGCAGGGAAAAATAATTGATATGGATGTATCAACAACATTTTAGTACCTTCATTTGCTAATGTACCCCAACTAGCCAATGGTACTGGTATACCAAGACCTAAATAACTTAGCATAGCTTCTGTAAAAATAGCACCTGGTACTTGGAATGTTAGATTTATGATTATAGGTCCCATAGCATTTGGTATTAAATGCCTTAATATTATCTTTGTAGAACTTGCTCCCAAAGTCTTTGAAGCTAATACAAATTCCATCTGTTTAATTTGGAGTACCTGACCTCTAACTATACGTGCCATTCCTCCCCAACCTGTTATTGAAATAGCTATAATTATTGTTTTTAAACCCGGCTTTAAAACAACCAACAGTAATATTACCCACAAAAGCTGTGGTATAGAATATATAATCTCTATAAAACGCATCATTATAATATCTGTGTATCCGCCAATATATCCTGAAATACCTCCATATAATACCCCGATAGTAACATTTAACACT comes from the Abyssisolibacter fermentans genome and includes:
- a CDS encoding ABC transporter permease, yielding MNDKIELTSEMFKIVGKDADQAEKIVRPSMTYWQDAWRRLKKNKMAMISMLILVIVLLFTFIAPMVSDVDYAYQDFAHKNEGSSIDHLFGTDVLGRDIWVRCWEGARVSLFIALISTVLNVTIGVLYGGISGYIGGYTDIIMMRFIEIIYSIPQLLWVILLLVVLKPGLKTIIIAISITGWGGMARIVRGQVLQIKQMEFVLASKTLGASSTKIILRHLIPNAMGPIIINLTFQVPGAIFTEAMLSYLGLGIPVPLASWGTLANEGTKMLLIHPYQLFFPALLICVTMLSFNLFGDGLRDALDPRLRK